Sequence from the Myxocyprinus asiaticus isolate MX2 ecotype Aquarium Trade chromosome 44, UBuf_Myxa_2, whole genome shotgun sequence genome:
caactcaccacgcgccccaccgagaacgaaccacattatagcgactacgaggaggttaccccatgtgactctacccaccctagcaaccgggccaatttggttgcttaggagacctggctggagtcactcagcacaccctgggattcgaactagcgaactccaggggtggtagccagcgtcttttaccactgagctacctaggtGTCTTTGTATATCTTAAAGTCAACGTAACAaaccatttttctttttgtgaacggatatactgtatttctaaaTGAAACAGGATATGCAAAGAGAAAAAATGGAGGGCGGGACTTTATCCATCGAAAATGGATTTGTTTGTTTAAAGGAGGtgttacatacagtatgagaCAGGAGTTAGATAGTTGGAAGGGAGGGGCTGAAAAATCAGAGGGCTTCAGCCAATAAGAGATGTCGTTTCAGAGCCAGAGCAAgttacattacattttgatgaaagattacaaagataaaaaaaaaatttggtcgGAGGGAGCGTGCATCAATGAATCGTGTACAATTAAGACCAGAAATGTATATTGAGaaagtaaatattttaatttcatatgaTTTTCAACAGTcgagttccagaagtaaaaatcccattagttttctccataggcgaattgattttttttaacaaaaactcaaaacctttaaagacagtccTACCATGAACTTTGAGGTTGTTAACTTATGATATATGGTTTTGTTGAAACCATAAGtcattgttatttcaacttcataactACACTATCTTCTGAacaaagatccaccaatcagagaattgcggccGGCAAAGCACACTAAATGAGCTTTGCAGTGAGCTCCAACTTCAATGTGAATGATTAAATCGAGTCtccctacactttcaaactacttatacTTTAGTATATAtctggatattttgcaataaaatataaatattttgtttctacactttgaatcAGATACTTTTTCTAAATACTTTTTAGCTtctaatcaaagtttgtaatgatgTAATTCACCTCGGGGCTGGTTGGTcttgttcatggcttagaactcttttaggAAGTACTTTAAGAAATCCCTGTGGAGtgggaaaatacttctggaaccaaggtgGCTAAAAGAGTGGGTGGGCATTGTTTGCTCTGTGATGCTGCTAGcaaattagatttttgttttattttctatatgTCATCAAGCCTAACAAAGCCTTTATCATCCCTTCAGGTTATGCTCCTGGGACTCCTTTCAAAATGTCCTGCTCCCCTACAACAGGTGCTGTACCCCCCTACTCCTCATCACCTAACCCCTACCCTGCTGCCGTCTACCCTGTGAGAAGTCCCTACGCCCAACAGAACCCTTACGCACAGGTAAGGTCACGTGGATTGGAGGTTGTGAAGCCTAAAGGATATCAATTCTGTTATTTGTCAAGACATTGGATGTTCTCTCCCCAGCAGCAAGGCACTTACTACACACAGCCCCTTTACGCCGCACCGCCCCATGTCATTCATCATACAACAGTGGTCCAGCCAAATGGCATGCCGGCAGCCATGTATGCCCCTCCCATTCCCCCTCCCCGCCCTAATGGAGTTGCCATGGGAATGGTAGGAGGCACCACCATGGCTATGTCAGCTGGTGAGTTGCTTGGTTTTAAATGAAAATCGAGTATATACAGTAGATGGTTTTGGACTAGATGCAGTTAGTTcatggttcccacagtcatggaagacctggaaatatcagggaattttaaaattgagttTGTGAAATCCCACGCACACAGTGAAATGGAAGAACCACCTGACCGACATTAAAAGCGACAAACCACAGCTTGTTTCACATGAtgtttaggggtgggtaaaaaaacAATGTTCTGCACTTCTGTGTTGTAGCCGAATGTCGGTGTGGATACAATGAGATAAATCATAAGCATATGTGTCCAAATTTCGCagggaaaaaaacatttctgtcatCACCCTCTGGTTAGTTAATGTTTAGATTTCAActgaaacacttctgtgagacttGAACTGAACTGGcatttttcttaaagagacagtaccattttagtgtCAGTGTAAATAAGCAAATTGTAAattgtataaattattttaaaaagtgacagctcatattattatTGGAGCTGCTGATTTAGCACGTTATTTGAgtgtaattatataaaaaataacatgttaaaaaaattacgcaattaatcatgccccctgacgtgaacgtaaattccataataaaagtaccactttttgtattgtcttatcaatgctttattcatctgccacaggaatgcaatttatttcaaactgaatatcagtctgtattatatatttattataggtcCATCTATTACatgcatttgaattattatgcataatctttatttgggggcttttctcagtagataatgatgtatgcgattaatttaaattaattttatgaaTTAGTCCGCATGTCGTAATTATTtagatttaaaaattattatatatgcaaTTTAATGACATCATGTTAATTGATAGAAGGTAGAACATTTTTggaaagctaaaatgtgattgtaaTAATGATGACAATGTCTGATTTAAGAGCAAACTATTCTTTTGAGTccgttctttttaatgaatcagttcaaAGATCAATCTcaatgattcattagtgaattGTTTGGTAACATTTTTAATTCTATTAAAGAAATTCTTATCAAGTATTCATAAATGAATAGAAAGGTAATGGAAAAGTTGTAGAAATCCagtggtcaaaaagtgtgggaacccttttttaaagggatagttcacccaaaaatgaacattctctcatcatttactcattctcatgatatcccaggtgtgtatgactttttttattcaccagaacacatttgaagaaaaatacaaaaatatcttagctcagtaggtccttaaaaagcGACCGCGTGAACTCAgcgctctcgtgaagcttaccggaagcgatggtttaagttaaaaagtacttaaatattgattgcacgaaaagtgattgtattgcttaagaagtcattaatttaaccgctggagtcataccgatgacgtttatgctgactgtctgtgatttttggagcttcaaagtctgATCAccttccacttgcattttaaggacctactgaactaagatatttttctatttttcctcaaatttgttctgctgaagaatcaaagtcatacacaccagggatatcatgagggcgagtaaatgatgagaataatttttcatttttggatgaactatccctttaaaatgcctAAACGTCCATGAAAATGCAGTAAATTGGAAAGGAAAGAGATTCaaattcattattcatttttgaaatgtattattgATTTTGTATGTATGAAGTATGTATGTTCTGAAAGACAGAGGTTATATGTTGTgggctgttattttttttttcccattcctaGGGACGTTATTAACTACTCACTCCCCGACCGCAGTCGCGCCCCACCCCTCAATGCCCACATACCGCCCACCCACCACTCCAACCTACAGTTACGTGCCCCCGCAATGGTGAACACGGCAGCCACTGTGAGTGCAAATCCTACTTGTTTTTCAGTTTGTACGATGTATTTAGCCCTAAAATAATATTCTTTTGTCAACCCTGGTGTGAAATAAGTCTTTTTGTTCTCCTCAGGTCAAAAGATGGTAGATATGCATTCTCACTGACCAGTATTTTTACAATTAGAGCTGACACTACAAGTGTTAACAGCCAGTTGCTCTTCCTTCCAAACATAATGTGAACCTGACTCCAGTTGGCAGACGAAAGGAAACGTTGGAAAGGGAAAGAGAATCTTCTCAGTCTGGCTCCATTACTTCCCGTCCGCCACTCATTTCTACAACATATCTCAAGGCCGAAGACCAGACAAGCTCTTCATGCTGATTTGTGTTGTGTGGACTGTCTTGCAGTTTTTAGCATAACTCTTTAATTGGTGGTAACGGAAGAGAGTtggaattaatttttatttgaataccTATTGAATGCATGTATATATTCAAAAGAcaacaaactaacaaaaaaacaacaacacagtaCTAGCTCACTCTACCAGCAATGACAGATGCAAAACCATCAGCAATGCTTTCAAGCAAAAATTCAAAAGGTTGGGGAAAAACAACTGTATATTAAATGCAATGTCTTAATTGTTATttcatacaaaatattaataacattagcattttaaagtaattattattttatttgctccctcctttgttttttcccccttgtttTAATTTGGGTGACTGTAGCTACAGGCTTGGTATGTCTTCTCTGGGTTTGACACTGTTAGTTTCTGCGGTGCCTCTACAAGATGGATGGACCCTTAAAGTTTGGGCCTCCATTTCAGATGCCTGTTTTTAGTTGATTAGTTTTATCATTCTACATGCTCTTGCTACAGTTAATTGTTGCACTAATTGCCTCTGTGTGTACATCAATTGGTTGGTTGAGCTGTGTTGGTGCTGAGAGCATGCTTACTCATTTGTGTACCTCTGGTTTGGTTTTCTTCACTTTTTAAAAGTCTGACTGAAAAatgaaagggttagttcacccaaatattactattctttctcaccctcatgttgttccaaatctccGAGTTTCCTTTTTCCTGTGGAATGCACAAGGAGAAATTTAGAACAATGTTGACACTgcactttttccatacaatgaaagtgaatggtgactgaggctatcattctgcctagcatTGCTTTTGGTGTTCCATAGGAGAAAGAAAGCCATAGGGGTTTGAAAcaatttgagggtgagtaaatgacagaattgtaatttttgggtgaactctctctttaaagtTAGCCATTGCTAAATTGCGACATTTTAAATGGGACTGTTTATGtggttaattaaaaaaagaaaacccaaTTAAGTTTATTTGATTACACTACTGGTAACCTTTGAGGAGGTGAATTTGAGTTATTTAGTTATAATGAACCCAAAATTCTACATTGCTTGTTTCCTCGAGATTGCACCATAACCGACTGAATTTAATTGACTTTTTACATTATACATAGCCTATATCACTTCAGTTaacaaatgttttgtaatgtttaatgtgtttttgttttgtattttcaagaaagaccaaaaaataaatacaataataaattaggatttttttatttatttatttattttacttagaGGTGCcacatgtaatatatttactgtactaaagcataaaattataatatgttatcagagatttaggaaacatgctaagatgaaatactggcttctccgaaaacaatgttacagccagtatattctactttgaaatgtctgttccgggccggaatttctgtttgtgttttggcctgtgtgatcccgcccactgcccatttcccaatagtattttgacaccccgGGTtgtcagatttgaaacaagttagcgggcaaacacaacGCACTGCAGCCATCGAAGCCAGCAATAtgtctagctaacattgacagagttataaaaaatccacatgagctggtttataatatTGCAGACGTATACATTTGCTGATCAACTTACCGTGTAAGGCTCTtagcttgccattgtcagtttgctcattcctgttgcgtgtcctcaacctggcaacccgcgtgagcttcgagtctgagGAGGAGAGGACGAGGGAGACAACCctccaatatttttaatttggactgcactacccattttaaatgcttgatgtcagtgttacatattgctcctttaaaagaGGCCTAGAGTTCACACAAACACTGTGAGGGTATATAAAAATGTTCTATACACAAATAGGGACACGGTCTCATTACCAGTTATGACAGAAATACAACAAACACATATGCATGTAATATCAGCACTGCTCTTTTCActggaataatgttttaaaagcttTATAGTCATGCCAGCAGTATCTTTAGATATTTCTGGTTTAATATTGgtagattattattattcttgattaaatatgttttaattttacaataGCAGCATTCCGGATTTATTGTCAATCAATAAACAGAATTGTTAAGTTAAAATGCTAGATTTCCCTCTCAAATTACACCAGTGCTGAAATAATGCTTTATTACGATCGTTAAAATTTAAACAACATAAGTCCTATTATGCGCTCATAGCGTCATCCCTTCCTCTGAagagttaaatgttaaatgtagaTGTCTTCATCAATCCAGGCCCGTTCATTCCATTGGGGTACAGACAAATTGTACATCAACGATATTacacaacaaaatattaaaaatgcatataTAGAAAATATATGATTTGTATGATTTCCAAACCCTTCCAACGGTCTATGCAGTTCGTTTTGGacattataatattatgtttGACTATAAATAGGGCCTACATGTAATCGTTTAGAGCGCTCGCGAGTCAATTTGactttcaaatatatttaaatgctcGCGCTGACAAATGAAAACCGTTAGAAGTCCACCCGCTCGCCTCGAGCACCTGAGTACTTGACGAATTTGCTCAGTTATTTTACAGTCATAATATTTGTCTCTTGAAAAGAAGGTAAGAAGTTAGAAATAGTTGCTCACCGAGTTTTGTTTACCATTCCCAGCATCAGGGGGAGGAAATGAAGTCTCTCACCTTTCTGCCTTTCAGGTGTTTATCAACTTTGACGCATTAGGTCAAATATGTTAATAAGacaacctagtttccatccacttttcgtgctgctttgttatcgacaaagtgaaaatgcgtaaaaaacaaaaaaaggtttgcgaaatttgccgtcttctgcctgtttccattcaaatggcctatTATCgattaaaaatggtgtgcgtgatgacgtcatgcctaaaaaaaaaaaaaataaataaaaaaacatgtcgcagaagttttggtttatcgcaaaataaatctgcccttaagccgtttccatacagaaatgtgtgtttatcgctaattgtgtacctttcacctcccagatgttcctaaagttttggtaaaatggggagagtattgagaaaattcattgaaattagacagcttactgtcattttaatttcacaaataaatgcaaccaGAAGATGAGGAACTGCAGTTAAAAGGGaactgttgcccttctgataggactgtaatattggtcctgatgttgtgctATCGCAGGTTGTTACCGGTTCCGACCCGagagcgaatcgtcatggcccttttcaagctggcaacctgcaccaagtagtggggaaaacttttagtcttagtataaggaccatccatctatgtgtatatgttgtgtgcacagctattaaagaaaaaatgatgcggtgtaatatcagggtttacatatgatacattcctgatattcaataggctattttgaataatcatctaatctaaagcattgccatcacaactgcattatgtcctgcatatttgtccagcaactttcaATGACCAACTggacttgattgtcatctaaaattaattttagcatcataatacAACTGAAagtttctgaagaagctcagcaaatgcaatccgaggtcaagagggttagatttaaaatatttaaaagttttaaaatgttcaaaagctcgttttctgaaagtgaactcagcattggacaaatagttttatgtagtcttgaaaaaaagtgtagaacattctgggAATGTCATTCAGCCGGCTTTTTCGCctacagggtaaggctaatttaagtttgtgtaaagaaaaggaaaTTAGGcctatataggcctaacaatattattttttggtttggtaatttatttttgtaataaaatgctttattagtttggtaatttatttcatttaatacagggaatttgctggcattttttcaaaagtaagctaaacaatcattttaattggGCTGTTagtgctccaaaaaagcacactgaagcttttcttctagtattgtgtatttctttttaatttaaaacatctttgtgcacagaaatgacatgttattttgtattgtgggctaattccatgcctgccgtctattattttgaatggtgtggataagcaactttaataaataaacggatggttaccacgattaaattaatgCAAAGAGcagccattcatttgttctccgtgcacttgtcgatgacaggtgcatgatacgagatatttgagTTGGCACTTCTGGAAGTGTCacgtttgcagcatcagatctgtgcaggtatgccattaagaccaatccataacagtgcgagaaatgcttcacatacaataaactggctttcaaggatgtataccttgtcatcatgattaacacaggctaatgatttGGGTAAATTCTGTCACGTGACACTATATATTTGCGTAATGCCAATTTTCtgaacaaaaagtgtttccaaaccattttttcgcgacatttgaagtatcaacatagagttaatgcactagagttaaatggaaaaatatcatGTCGTCACTTGTGAAACTtaagcgataatttgcatttccatcaacTATATTGGTAAACGTTTTGATGCGCTATACTTTTTGTCGCAAAAAAAGCCATGGACAGAAAAGTAGTTAATTGACACTTTTTGGGTGATGCCTAcgttattctattttattaacCGACATCCTCCTAAATAAAGAGTAATACCATGCATGGTACAGTGATGTTATACTTTGATATAAACTgttatggtactgaatgattaccatattcagataccatggtattaacatggcaCTCTAATGTGCATCAGATAATACCATTAAATTACCAAGGCACCATGTCCCAAAAACCATATGTTAATAGCCTACCATGGTAGATTTTGGTAGGCTTTTTTGGTATAGTGTCATCATCTTGATTATATTAATTACACGTTATTTTGCAATTTTAGCAGAAGCTCTTTCATCCAGTACAACTTCTAGTGCAATAACTGCAAAAGTCATctacctacactgtaaaaaattgctgtaaatttacggccaaattcctacagcaatctactgtgattcttaaatacagtagtttgctgttaaaaatgttgcattctgggagatcaagagcagtctcactgtgaagtgactagttttatggtaaatagcttttctatgcaaggcattagggttaaatgaacatttaaaatcatgatatcatcttggtgaaagctgtagtgacattttgaaacttatATTTTAACACCCACccacatggttagtgttcatgatgtttctgactaACTCCTtggttctttatcatctcacatcagccttcacttctctgtctaatgagaagtaaaataataaaaaaaaaaaaatcaacctttgaagcaatgtacatattaaatgtaaaattttgccaggattgaacagtatattttaatgaagaaaaaaacaacaacaacctgtacacagtaaaataacagtatagcactgcattgtgggttataatggtgacaTACCCgtaagcctttgcgcttgaataagtatgtatgctttggcaatgcattggggctacaaaaattgtaaaaaataaaaataaaaaacatgtacaaatgtttttatcCAGACTTAATAGCAgtattagtttaattagtgttgttgttttgttatcagtaGTTTGTTTGGAGTCACCATTAcggtgattagtgttctcttgagctggcaccttggaccttctttatttttatgttatgttcttccagccagtcaatttatgtttaagtaaaacacaagttgttgcactgtgctactagGAAGACAAAATCAAAGGTCACACTGAATATCTGATCCTTCtctgcaaatggcactatatgtggccatagtgatgcattacacatataagcaaaaacagtaaattatatttcagcaaaatgatattagcaaaatgaatattttatgttTCTGATGAACTTATAGCATAACTCGAGTTTTTATCAAGACACATAGATATCAgctctcggcatacaaaacgcaacagtggtgacaattaacaaacatacttttatgtaaaaaagtaaaagccgaacattaaaatacaagtaacttagactacaacaaaaacaacatcaaaataaaccagtaaatagtaaaaaatcgaagtaatttcttcatgccgcagtgcatgctgggaacatagctgttaatttcaacaacagtagatagtatgtaatttgacagctaaatgctgctaaattacagttgtatactgtagctgtaaatacagtatctagctgttaatttcagcaacagcaagacaccattaattttacagtaacatgctggcaaccctgctgccagttctttacagttttttttacGAGAAAATTTTTAACAGTGTACCTGAATCTCCAATACAGAATCTCTGCTGTTCTCAGTTTACATGGGATTGAATCTGAGAGTTACCATTAGTAGATCAGACACTCAACCACAAAGCCACCACACCTAACATTATGTGCATTGGAAACAGCagcttttgtttgtgtttaactGAAGAGCATAAATTCCAAGAGTCACTTGTTAGCTAATTTCTTCTGCAATATCTTTGCTACGAATTTCCTTATTAAACAGTATTCAAACAAATTAGTTGATTTAGACACTTGTTGTGATAAAATAGTGAATTAAATGGCAGCTTTGACATTTGCTTTAAGTATAGGGTGCACTGACATGCACAGAATGGGGGCTGCAGTGGCGCGAGCACCTTtacattcacaaatgtaaaggtgcccttttaagtggaggtgcctttaagagcgcggAGATTTAAGCGGAGAGTGCCCCCCGCTCAACAACTATTGCCCCTggtaaggtctgtgcacgtcactggtaGGGTGTATATCaggaaacttttatttattttcttttttttttctttttagtgtAAATCAGAATGAAAACAGAAGATCCAGGCCAACAGGTTCTAAGAAGGACTAAATCTACCACATGCGCACAGGTAAAGTTTACTGAATGCAAAATGCACAAAGATGATGTAAACGATGTCCATTATGTTTATAAGTGAGCATTTTGAAACATTATAAGTTTTAGCATGTTGATTTTCCCCTCAAGTAAGTGTCACAACTGTCAGGTCTGTAACGATGGGTTTTCACAGCAAATGTCACATCCGTAATACTGGAATTGCCATTGTaaattaaaaactataaaattcgccattgaaaattaaatttagcTAAATGCCACGTCTAgtat
This genomic interval carries:
- the fam168b gene encoding myelin-associated neurite-outgrowth inhibitor isoform X3, producing MNPVYSPASSGVPYANPKGIGYPAGFPVGYAAAAPAYSPSMYPGANPAFPTGYAPGTPFKMSCSPTTGAVPPYSSSPNPYPAAVYPVRSPYAQQNPYAQQQGTYYTQPLYAAPPHVIHHTTVVQPNGMPAAMYAPPIPPPRPNGVAMGMVGGTTMAMSAGTLLTTHSPTAVAPHPSMPTYRPPTTPTYSYVPPQW
- the fam168b gene encoding myelin-associated neurite-outgrowth inhibitor isoform X4, encoding MNPVYSPASSGVPYANPKGIGYPAGFPVGYAAAAPAYSPSMYPGANPAFPTGYAPGTPFKMSCSPTTGAVPPYSSSPNPYPAAVYPVRSPYAQQNPYAQQGTYYTQPLYAAPPHVIHHTTVVQPNGMPAAMYAPPIPPPRPNGVAMGMVGGTTMAMSAGTLLTTHSPTAVAPHPSMPTYRPPTTPTYSYVPPQW
- the fam168b gene encoding myelin-associated neurite-outgrowth inhibitor isoform X2, with amino-acid sequence MNPVYSPASSGVPYANPKGIGYPVNVLASLAAGFPVGYAAAAPAYSPSMYPGANPAFPTGYAPGTPFKMSCSPTTGAVPPYSSSPNPYPAAVYPVRSPYAQQNPYAQQGTYYTQPLYAAPPHVIHHTTVVQPNGMPAAMYAPPIPPPRPNGVAMGMVGGTTMAMSAGTLLTTHSPTAVAPHPSMPTYRPPTTPTYSYVPPQW
- the fam168b gene encoding myelin-associated neurite-outgrowth inhibitor isoform X1 gives rise to the protein MNPVYSPASSGVPYANPKGIGYPVNVLASLAAGFPVGYAAAAPAYSPSMYPGANPAFPTGYAPGTPFKMSCSPTTGAVPPYSSSPNPYPAAVYPVRSPYAQQNPYAQQQGTYYTQPLYAAPPHVIHHTTVVQPNGMPAAMYAPPIPPPRPNGVAMGMVGGTTMAMSAGTLLTTHSPTAVAPHPSMPTYRPPTTPTYSYVPPQW